Proteins found in one Haloferax litoreum genomic segment:
- a CDS encoding cytochrome bc complex cytochrome b subunit → MPSSDEGPLRTDGGTGGGGDATSETEPAADGGLPTGPVPPDNETPTFYDRKARTTGLARLTYEYFERARYEDQTVRQSSDYVERDVLAFPTWPHETVRNLSIASFFVGMILFLSATMPPHIGPPANPSQTPAIILPDWYLYWSFGLLKLDPLNPELAILGGQKLMADRTYGVLANGVVVGFIAIVPFLNKGSARRPVEEPFWAAVGVAGVVFAMTISILAIQNLVPISVRLLFDLTFLLPLVFGTITYAVLKTMREGYMYNLNRRYYRLRPPKKV, encoded by the coding sequence ATGCCTTCGAGCGACGAGGGTCCGCTTCGGACAGATGGTGGGACCGGTGGCGGTGGTGACGCGACGTCGGAGACGGAACCGGCCGCAGACGGTGGTCTTCCGACGGGACCAGTCCCGCCGGACAACGAGACACCGACGTTCTACGACCGGAAAGCCCGGACGACCGGTCTGGCGCGTCTGACCTACGAATACTTCGAGCGTGCACGGTACGAAGACCAGACGGTTCGTCAATCGTCTGACTACGTCGAACGCGACGTACTCGCGTTCCCGACGTGGCCGCACGAGACCGTTCGGAACCTCTCTATCGCGTCGTTCTTCGTCGGGATGATTCTGTTCCTCTCGGCGACGATGCCGCCGCACATCGGCCCGCCGGCGAATCCGAGTCAGACCCCGGCGATTATCCTACCCGATTGGTACCTCTACTGGTCGTTCGGCCTGCTCAAACTCGACCCACTGAACCCCGAACTCGCCATCCTCGGCGGCCAGAAGCTAATGGCCGACCGAACCTATGGTGTGCTGGCCAACGGTGTGGTCGTCGGCTTCATCGCCATCGTTCCCTTCCTCAACAAGGGGTCCGCGCGTCGGCCAGTAGAGGAACCGTTCTGGGCAGCAGTCGGTGTCGCGGGCGTCGTCTTCGCGATGACAATCAGTATCCTCGCTATCCAGAATCTCGTCCCGATAAGCGTCCGCTTGCTGTTCGACCTGACGTTCCTCTTGCCCCTCGTCTTCGGGACCATCACCTACGCGGTGCTCAAGACCATGCGTGAGGGCTACATGTACAACCTCAACCGCCGCTACTACCGGCTCAGGCCACCGAAGAAGGTGTAG
- the pyk gene encoding pyruvate kinase, whose amino-acid sequence MRNAKIVCTLGPASFDRETIRGLADAGMSVARMNASHGTVEHRSDVIDNIRAVDEATDEPLAAMLDLQGPEVRTAPIDEDIYLETGSEVRFYEGDEATPEAVGLSYSISAAESGDTVLLDDGRIEATVDRVEDDSVFTRIKSGGQLGARKGVNVPGVDLDIDLITDSDYENLKLAAEKEVDFVAASFIRDAADVYTISDTLESFGADIPIIAKIERAGAVANLDEIIEAAHGVMVARGDLGVECPLEEVPIIQKRTIRKAQAAGVPVITATEMLDSMVRSRRPTRAEASDVANAVLDGTDAVMLSGETAVGDHPIRVVETMSRIVEEIESSPEYHESQEQRVPTAIDGSRTEALARSARYLARDVNAAAIVAVSESGYTARKTAKFRPGVPVVAVTPNDRTRRQLALLWGSSAEYSDYSTSVESVMDDAVTAALDAGAAESGDTIVVLSGMMTELEGTNTTNMLKVHVAAESVATGRKIVGGRVAGPLYRTADGDLSDVPEGAILSLSADFDGEFDGDAAKLAGIIDARAGMTGYPALVARELDIPMVSGAPLPPTVEEGSTITLHAERGIVYEGDVISHERDGR is encoded by the coding sequence ATGCGAAACGCAAAGATCGTCTGTACACTCGGTCCCGCCTCGTTCGACCGAGAGACGATTCGTGGACTCGCGGACGCCGGGATGAGCGTCGCCCGGATGAACGCGAGTCACGGAACCGTCGAACACCGGTCGGATGTCATCGACAACATCCGGGCAGTCGACGAGGCGACCGACGAACCGCTCGCGGCCATGCTCGACCTGCAAGGCCCCGAAGTACGGACCGCCCCCATCGACGAGGACATCTACCTCGAGACGGGGAGCGAGGTCCGATTCTACGAAGGTGACGAGGCCACGCCAGAGGCCGTCGGGCTCTCGTACTCTATCTCTGCTGCGGAGTCGGGCGACACCGTCTTGCTCGACGATGGCCGTATCGAGGCGACCGTCGACCGAGTCGAAGACGACTCTGTCTTCACTCGTATCAAGTCCGGTGGGCAACTCGGCGCTCGGAAGGGCGTGAACGTCCCCGGTGTCGACCTCGATATCGACCTCATCACCGACTCGGACTACGAGAACCTCAAACTCGCCGCCGAGAAGGAAGTCGACTTCGTCGCCGCCTCGTTCATCCGCGACGCCGCCGACGTGTACACCATCAGTGACACCCTCGAATCGTTCGGCGCCGACATCCCCATCATCGCCAAAATCGAGCGTGCCGGCGCGGTTGCGAACCTCGACGAGATTATCGAGGCCGCACACGGCGTGATGGTCGCGCGCGGTGACCTCGGGGTCGAATGTCCCCTCGAAGAGGTCCCTATCATCCAGAAGCGCACCATCCGAAAGGCACAGGCCGCGGGCGTCCCGGTCATCACCGCCACCGAGATGCTCGACTCGATGGTTCGCTCCCGCCGTCCGACCCGTGCCGAGGCCTCCGACGTCGCGAACGCCGTCCTCGACGGCACCGACGCCGTGATGCTCTCAGGTGAGACGGCCGTCGGCGACCACCCCATCCGTGTCGTCGAGACGATGTCCCGCATCGTCGAAGAGATAGAGTCGAGTCCCGAGTACCACGAGAGCCAAGAACAGCGCGTTCCGACCGCTATCGACGGATCCCGGACCGAAGCGCTGGCACGCTCTGCTCGGTACCTCGCCCGCGACGTGAACGCCGCGGCCATCGTCGCCGTCTCCGAATCCGGGTACACCGCCCGAAAGACGGCCAAGTTCCGCCCCGGCGTCCCCGTCGTCGCGGTGACGCCGAACGACCGGACCCGTCGCCAACTCGCGCTCCTGTGGGGGTCGTCGGCCGAATACTCCGACTACAGCACGAGCGTCGAGTCCGTGATGGACGACGCCGTCACCGCCGCACTCGACGCCGGTGCCGCAGAGTCCGGTGACACCATCGTCGTCCTCTCTGGGATGATGACCGAACTCGAAGGCACGAACACGACGAACATGCTCAAGGTCCACGTCGCCGCCGAATCCGTCGCAACTGGTCGCAAAATCGTCGGCGGGCGGGTCGCAGGACCGCTCTACCGCACGGCAGACGGTGACCTCTCCGACGTACCTGAAGGGGCCATTCTCTCGCTCTCTGCCGACTTCGATGGCGAGTTCGACGGCGACGCGGCCAAACTGGCGGGTATCATCGATGCCCGTGCTGGCATGACCGGGTATCCGGCACTCGTCGCACGCGAACTCGACATCCCGATGGTATCGGGTGCACCACTCCCCCCCACCGTCGAAGAAGGGTCGACGATTACCCTCCACGCGGAACGCGGCATCGTCTACGAAGGCGACGTCATCAGCCACGAACGCGACGGCCGGTAA
- a CDS encoding DUF7312 domain-containing protein, whose product MSRSPEPKTEDEGEWRFGIDDVGPDGIVEDTPAEAEPIEPGKPQAENVVFVLLGVLLAVGLVLVTIFPNAA is encoded by the coding sequence ATGTCTCGCTCTCCAGAACCCAAGACTGAGGACGAAGGCGAGTGGCGGTTCGGTATCGACGACGTCGGCCCCGACGGCATCGTCGAGGACACGCCCGCCGAGGCGGAACCCATCGAACCGGGAAAGCCGCAGGCGGAGAACGTCGTCTTCGTCCTTCTCGGCGTGCTTCTCGCGGTTGGTCTCGTCCTCGTCACTATCTTCCCTAACGCTGCCTGA
- a CDS encoding DUF7282 domain-containing protein, with protein MSYVARAPSALLAVLICTAALWVPAPTAAADEPTASFDQDVTTVTRGDVVEIRVQHSEPGVLNVGGDDYGYHLTVELTGSGVTTVEIDTYNSTMEPEDYVSGGGNATLRTADLRRPIEPSTYLMNVTIDGVERAIGQLEVEPRGNTSASTLVAPASLNDSDSSLSPSDIQSSSTERIDVARGDLAVIRINESGLETALTPENVAGGADANGIEISMNQLEVRPNQEQQSFLATPDNGTTVVPDFENDVVYVVWDTSDLPIEGESEDYEVTVTLQGDHSDFVDEDTITARTRVNLVRPTVSMTVNNETTYPWEAPTVNVTGESTLAPGSVVELRARAPGQPFLKLVPMTVSENRTIRTNLTFAPEDRGLVFPMWVRDYRDNTETTMRLLESDASLRFVDQETDGTFVTISEVNLSVGGFVRVETADEEILGTSTYLPPGEHGNVIVEFDRRQLTDTELLAIAHADRDDDQNFSSQVDLPYRTNGSVNGSLVADDAMVRLEPDAKTPTPTSTPTTDEPTPTATTTSTATPYPVVERTPIEPAVAGTNTGIPFSPGLVVIALIVTGFLARRR; from the coding sequence ATGAGTTACGTAGCCCGCGCCCCCTCCGCTTTGCTTGCCGTGTTGATTTGTACTGCGGCACTCTGGGTCCCAGCGCCCACCGCCGCGGCCGACGAGCCAACCGCTTCGTTCGACCAGGACGTCACGACAGTCACACGTGGTGACGTCGTCGAGATACGGGTGCAACACTCCGAACCCGGCGTCCTCAACGTCGGTGGTGACGACTACGGCTACCACCTGACGGTCGAACTCACCGGGTCTGGCGTGACGACGGTCGAAATCGACACGTACAATTCGACCATGGAACCGGAAGACTACGTGTCCGGTGGCGGGAACGCGACGCTGCGCACCGCCGACCTCCGGCGACCCATCGAACCGAGTACGTACCTGATGAACGTGACCATCGACGGCGTCGAACGCGCCATCGGCCAACTCGAAGTCGAACCCCGCGGCAACACGTCTGCGTCGACGCTCGTCGCGCCGGCGAGTCTGAACGACTCCGACTCGTCGCTGTCGCCGTCGGACATCCAGTCGTCTTCGACGGAGCGAATCGACGTCGCCCGCGGTGACCTCGCTGTCATCCGCATCAACGAGAGCGGTCTGGAGACGGCACTCACGCCCGAAAACGTGGCTGGAGGGGCAGACGCGAACGGTATCGAGATTTCGATGAACCAACTCGAAGTGCGTCCGAACCAGGAACAGCAGTCGTTCCTCGCCACACCCGACAACGGCACAACTGTCGTCCCTGACTTCGAAAACGACGTGGTCTACGTCGTCTGGGACACCTCGGACCTCCCGATAGAAGGCGAGTCCGAAGACTACGAAGTCACGGTGACGTTGCAGGGCGACCACAGCGACTTCGTCGACGAAGACACGATTACGGCGCGGACGCGGGTCAATCTCGTCCGGCCAACCGTGTCTATGACCGTCAACAACGAGACCACCTACCCGTGGGAAGCCCCGACGGTCAACGTGACCGGCGAGTCGACGTTGGCACCCGGGAGTGTCGTGGAACTCAGGGCGCGTGCCCCCGGCCAACCGTTCTTGAAACTCGTCCCGATGACCGTCTCCGAGAACAGGACGATACGGACGAACCTCACGTTCGCGCCCGAAGACCGTGGCCTCGTCTTCCCGATGTGGGTTCGCGACTACCGCGACAACACCGAGACGACGATGCGACTCCTCGAATCCGACGCGAGTCTCCGGTTCGTCGACCAGGAAACTGACGGGACGTTCGTCACTATCAGTGAGGTGAACCTCTCTGTCGGTGGATTCGTCCGGGTCGAAACGGCAGACGAAGAAATCCTGGGGACGAGCACGTACCTCCCGCCGGGAGAACACGGGAACGTCATCGTCGAATTCGACCGTCGGCAACTGACCGACACCGAACTACTCGCAATCGCCCACGCGGACCGTGACGACGACCAGAACTTCTCGTCTCAGGTAGACCTCCCGTACCGGACGAACGGCAGTGTCAACGGGTCACTCGTCGCCGACGACGCGATGGTCCGACTGGAACCCGACGCGAAGACACCGACGCCGACCAGCACTCCGACGACGGACGAACCAACACCGACGGCGACGACGACGTCGACTGCCACACCCTATCCGGTCGTCGAACGGACACCCATCGAACCAGCAGTCGCTGGGACGAACACGGGGATTCCGTTCTCGCCCGGACTCGTGGTTATCGCGCTCATCGTCACCGGATTCCTCGCACGACGACGATGA
- a CDS encoding restriction endonuclease has product MARLVELEPANFVRFLSDLWTQRNWQTNVQPRGEGRYLVQGQRGDGTKGMMLVLPTVDTAVEFDHVRGFVAHAKKRQIDVIAIATQGEFTDKVRGFTTKHDVTLLDLDSLGETVEEEDLEETVKQYTDGEVYETAEVEFGLPFDLPEPVANALSSLPLDSVRERLSGFAGDSDVSLRDRLPSSVDDLKSGSPPSVRVVVVAVLLLVLALGSVAVLGPMVDGLGTQGGQGGVAVSALSSAPQSSSDMAARWNAKTTDSITVGNNSYTAPDGKQFVVVALNVTVSESSPGTLSQSALVLESDGVRYGHQPLTNTTGFATGSLFAPNESTRVWTVYSVPANTTTGTLLVRSSNEDTVTFVHDETMSAEPTDAS; this is encoded by the coding sequence ATGGCGAGACTCGTCGAACTCGAACCGGCGAACTTCGTCCGGTTCCTCTCGGACCTCTGGACGCAACGGAACTGGCAGACGAACGTCCAACCGCGTGGTGAAGGACGCTACCTCGTACAGGGGCAACGCGGCGACGGGACGAAAGGGATGATGCTCGTCTTACCCACCGTCGACACGGCCGTCGAGTTCGACCACGTCAGAGGCTTCGTCGCCCACGCGAAGAAACGACAGATAGACGTCATCGCCATCGCGACGCAAGGCGAGTTCACAGACAAGGTCCGAGGCTTCACCACGAAACACGACGTGACCCTCCTCGACCTGGACTCACTCGGTGAGACAGTCGAAGAAGAGGACCTCGAAGAGACCGTCAAGCAGTACACCGACGGCGAGGTGTACGAGACGGCGGAAGTGGAGTTCGGACTCCCGTTCGACCTTCCCGAACCGGTCGCAAACGCACTGTCGTCGCTCCCACTCGATTCGGTCCGCGAGCGTCTCTCGGGATTCGCGGGTGACAGCGACGTCTCGCTTCGGGACCGCCTTCCCTCCTCGGTCGACGACCTCAAATCCGGGTCGCCGCCGAGCGTCCGCGTCGTCGTCGTGGCAGTCTTGCTCCTCGTGCTCGCACTGGGGTCCGTCGCGGTCCTCGGCCCGATGGTCGATGGCCTCGGCACGCAGGGCGGGCAAGGCGGCGTCGCCGTCTCTGCCCTGTCGTCCGCGCCACAGTCGTCGTCGGACATGGCCGCGCGGTGGAACGCGAAGACGACCGATTCCATCACCGTCGGGAACAACTCGTACACCGCCCCCGACGGCAAGCAGTTCGTGGTCGTCGCCCTCAACGTGACCGTGTCGGAGTCGTCACCGGGGACACTCTCGCAATCTGCGCTGGTCCTCGAATCTGACGGCGTTCGCTACGGCCATCAACCGCTCACCAACACCACAGGGTTCGCAACCGGTTCGTTGTTCGCACCCAACGAGTCGACGCGCGTGTGGACCGTCTACTCCGTTCCCGCAAACACGACGACGGGAACGCTCCTCGTCCGCAGTTCGAACGAAGACACAGTCACGTTCGTCCACGACGAGACCATGTCCGCCGAACCGACCGACGCCTCGTGA
- a CDS encoding NfeD family protein, giving the protein MAYPPFPLQFDLIGPETLPLLLVLAGLGLSLAEAMAPGAHFVVLGVALLAAGLIGLLIGPFATPLVLGVLVFVFGALALYGYREFDLYGGKGEGKTSDSSALKGKTGRVTERVTPTDGEVKLDEGGFNPYYAARSVHGELEVGSEVVVVDPGGGNVVTVEGIGPGEDEIDRELARERARRRREQAEREREAEDVEKA; this is encoded by the coding sequence ATGGCATACCCGCCGTTCCCGTTGCAGTTCGACCTCATCGGTCCCGAGACACTTCCATTGCTCTTGGTCCTCGCCGGACTCGGTCTCTCTCTCGCCGAAGCGATGGCGCCCGGTGCGCACTTCGTGGTCCTCGGCGTCGCCCTCCTCGCCGCGGGTCTCATCGGACTCCTCATCGGACCGTTTGCGACACCGCTCGTCCTCGGTGTCCTCGTCTTCGTCTTCGGTGCCCTCGCGCTGTACGGGTACCGAGAATTCGACCTGTACGGGGGCAAAGGAGAGGGGAAGACGAGCGATTCGTCGGCGCTGAAAGGAAAGACTGGTCGCGTCACAGAACGCGTCACGCCCACCGACGGCGAGGTAAAACTCGACGAGGGCGGGTTCAACCCCTACTACGCCGCCCGGTCGGTCCATGGCGAACTCGAAGTCGGAAGTGAGGTGGTCGTCGTCGACCCCGGCGGTGGTAACGTCGTCACCGTCGAAGGAATCGGTCCCGGTGAGGACGAAATCGACCGCGAACTCGCCAGAGAACGGGCGCGTCGCCGACGAGAGCAGGCAGAACGCGAGCGCGAAGCAGAAGACGTCGAAAAGGCGTAG
- a CDS encoding SPFH domain-containing protein, with protein sequence MDVIGPNSGVTLDGSVFVGIVVFVVVAVAISQSVEVVSAYETRVLTVFGEYRRLLEPGVNFVPPFVSRTYAFDMRAQTLDVPRETYLTRDDSLVAVDVDLDVQISDTETLFHATDDYERVVSERCEETLREVLAAASLDDALYGQWVETKVQTELGRQVDEFGIRIDGVEVNEATPVGDETR encoded by the coding sequence ATGGACGTCATCGGCCCGAACTCGGGGGTCACGTTGGATGGGTCAGTCTTCGTCGGTATCGTCGTCTTCGTCGTCGTCGCCGTGGCCATCTCACAGTCGGTCGAGGTGGTCTCAGCGTACGAAACGCGAGTCCTCACCGTTTTCGGAGAGTATCGACGACTCCTCGAACCGGGTGTCAACTTCGTCCCACCGTTCGTCTCTCGGACCTACGCGTTCGACATGCGGGCGCAGACGCTCGACGTACCGCGGGAGACGTATCTCACTCGCGACGACTCTCTCGTGGCCGTCGACGTCGACCTCGACGTTCAGATATCTGACACAGAGACGCTGTTTCACGCCACCGACGACTACGAGCGTGTCGTCTCCGAGCGCTGCGAAGAGACCCTCCGCGAGGTCCTCGCTGCTGCATCACTCGACGATGCACTCTACGGACAGTGGGTAGAGACGAAAGTTCAGACGGAACTCGGCAGGCAAGTCGACGAGTTCGGCATCCGCATCGACGGCGTCGAAGTGAACGAAGCCACACCGGTCGGTGACGAAACTCGGTGA
- a CDS encoding SPFH domain-containing protein, translated as MDLIALQLGLELGGAVAGLLVLVLAVVTVYQMVEIVDAYEKKALTVFGEYRRLLEPGINFIPPFVSRTYAFDMRTQTLDVPRQEAITRDNSPVTADAVVYIKVMDAKKAFLEVDDYKRAVSNLAQTTLRAVLGDMELDDTLNKRQEINARIRKELDEPTDEWGVRVESVEVREVNPSADVQQAMEQQTSAERRRRAMILEAQGERRSAVEKAEGEKQSNIIRAQGEKQSQILEAQGDAISTVLRAKSAESMGERAIIDKGMETLERIGQGESTTFVLPQELTSLLGRYGKQLTGSDVQDTEGLSSMQFDEETRELIGLDDIDDILGQIDQAAEMDVEQLEQEAEAIKAGAEVNNIKSPDEVIAEADEEEEPIKSPDEVVSESDESADESSSGPTNGQQRDEADEDESEMTFEKDLE; from the coding sequence ATGGACCTCATAGCCCTCCAGCTGGGACTCGAACTCGGGGGTGCCGTTGCGGGCCTCCTCGTGCTCGTCCTCGCTGTCGTCACGGTGTACCAGATGGTGGAAATCGTGGACGCCTACGAGAAGAAGGCACTCACGGTCTTCGGGGAGTACCGACGACTCCTCGAACCGGGTATCAACTTCATCCCACCGTTCGTCTCTCGGACCTACGCGTTCGACATGCGGACGCAGACGCTGGACGTGCCGCGACAGGAAGCAATCACGCGCGATAACTCGCCGGTGACCGCAGACGCCGTCGTCTACATCAAGGTCATGGACGCCAAGAAGGCGTTCCTCGAAGTCGACGACTACAAGCGGGCCGTCTCCAACCTCGCGCAGACGACGCTCCGCGCAGTGCTCGGTGACATGGAACTCGACGACACGCTCAACAAGCGGCAGGAAATCAACGCACGCATCCGCAAGGAACTGGACGAACCCACGGACGAGTGGGGCGTCCGCGTCGAATCCGTCGAAGTCCGCGAAGTCAACCCGAGTGCGGACGTGCAACAGGCGATGGAACAACAGACCTCCGCCGAGCGCCGTCGCCGCGCCATGATTCTCGAAGCGCAGGGTGAACGTCGCTCCGCCGTCGAGAAGGCAGAGGGTGAAAAGCAGTCGAACATCATCCGCGCGCAAGGTGAAAAGCAATCGCAGATTCTGGAAGCGCAGGGTGACGCCATCTCGACTGTTCTGCGTGCGAAATCCGCCGAGTCGATGGGCGAGCGTGCTATCATCGACAAGGGAATGGAGACGCTCGAACGCATCGGCCAAGGCGAGTCGACGACGTTCGTCCTCCCGCAGGAACTCACGTCGCTCCTCGGCCGCTACGGCAAGCAACTGACCGGGTCTGACGTCCAAGACACGGAAGGCCTCTCGAGCATGCAGTTCGACGAGGAGACGCGCGAACTCATCGGACTCGACGACATCGACGACATCCTCGGCCAGATAGACCAAGCGGCCGAGATGGACGTCGAACAACTCGAGCAGGAAGCAGAGGCAATCAAGGCCGGTGCGGAAGTCAACAACATCAAATCGCCGGACGAAGTCATCGCCGAAGCAGACGAAGAAGAAGAACCCATCAAGTCTCCCGACGAAGTCGTCTCAGAGTCCGACGAGTCGGCAGATGAGTCGTCTTCGGGGCCGACGAACGGCCAGCAACGCGACGAAGCAGACGAAGACGAGTCGGAGATGACCTTCGAGAAGGACCTCGAATAA
- a CDS encoding winged helix-turn-helix transcriptional regulator: MSNRRIDDDKRATLRRFAALGAATPLVGLGKRDDDDESGSSDARDAIVGYVASTPGAHFSKVRDDLKLGTGETQYHLRTLVDAGTLEVRRDGDYKRFFPTGRFSEFEQTALGYLRRDTPRGMLVHLLRDPDATGSELADKLGVSRATVSTYAKELDAVGLLSRDDGYAVREPETVITLLIRYADSFGADAAAFADDAAGLIRFDP; encoded by the coding sequence ATGTCGAATCGCCGGATAGACGACGACAAGCGTGCGACCCTTCGTCGGTTCGCCGCACTCGGTGCCGCGACACCGCTCGTGGGCCTCGGGAAACGCGACGACGACGACGAATCGGGGTCGAGCGACGCTCGTGACGCGATTGTCGGGTACGTCGCGTCCACGCCGGGTGCGCACTTCTCGAAAGTACGCGACGATTTGAAGTTAGGAACTGGTGAGACGCAGTACCACCTGCGAACTCTCGTCGATGCCGGCACGCTGGAAGTCCGTCGTGACGGTGACTACAAGCGATTCTTCCCCACCGGGCGATTCTCCGAGTTCGAACAGACCGCACTCGGCTATCTCCGCCGAGACACCCCGCGCGGCATGCTCGTTCACCTCCTTCGCGACCCAGACGCCACCGGGAGCGAACTCGCGGACAAACTAGGCGTCTCGCGAGCGACAGTGAGTACCTACGCGAAGGAACTCGACGCTGTGGGTCTGCTGTCCCGCGACGATGGCTACGCCGTCCGCGAACCAGAGACGGTCATCACGCTCCTGATTCGCTACGCCGACTCCTTCGGTGCCGACGCCGCGGCGTTCGCGGACGATGCGGCCGGGTTGATTCGGTTCGACCCCTAA
- a CDS encoding DUF7123 family protein, translating into MSTTATTTTVEGDVLDTGSSLSEKQRRILEYLRRNADSQMYFKSRLIAEDLDLSAKEVGANMRPILDGEFDVTVEKWGYSSGTTWKVTV; encoded by the coding sequence ATGAGCACGACCGCAACCACGACCACCGTCGAGGGGGATGTCCTCGACACCGGCAGTTCCCTCTCTGAGAAACAACGTCGCATCCTCGAATACCTCCGCCGCAACGCGGACTCGCAGATGTACTTCAAATCGCGCCTCATCGCCGAAGACCTCGACCTCTCGGCGAAGGAAGTCGGCGCGAACATGCGGCCGATTCTCGACGGCGAGTTCGACGTGACCGTCGAGAAGTGGGGGTACTCGTCGGGCACGACGTGGAAAGTCACTGTCTGA